ACATGGCTAAACTAGCAGAGCAAGCCGAAAGGTACGAAGAAATGGTGGAGTTCATGGAGAAGGTAGTGAAGATCGTGGATTCCGAAGAGTTGACAGTGGAGGAAAGAAATCTTCTTTCCGTAGCTTACAAGAACGTAATCGGTGCTAGGAGAGCTTCATGGAGGATCATTTCCTCCATCGAACAGAAAGAAGAAAGCCGTGGGAACGAAGATCACGTTACCACAATCAAGAGCTACAGGGGTAAGATCGAGACCGAATTGAGCAAGATCTGTGACGGCATCTTGGCTCTTCTCGAGTCTCATCTTATTCCGTCAGCGTCGTCTGCTGAGTCTAAGGTGTTTTACTTGAAGATGAAAGGTGATTATTACAGATACTTAGCTGAGTTTAAGACGGGAGCCGAAAGGAAAGAGGCTGCTGAGAATACTTTATTAGGATACAAATCTGCTCAGGTATATGAATTATTGAATGCTGATGATGATCGTtaagtttgtttgattttttaataCCCTGATTTTGTGAAATTGTTTTTACTGTGTAGGATATTGCTTTAGCTGATTTGGCTCCCACCCATCCGATACGGTTGGGTCTTGCACTCAACTTCTCGGTGTTCTATTATGAAATTCTCAACTCACCTGACCGTGCTTGCAGTCTTGCTAAGCAGGTAAATCAGTATATTCGGTAAACCGATTCGATTATGTATTTTCCagtgtatttttttattaaacgTTGGTTGTGGTTAATTGCAGGCATTTGATGAAGCCATCTCTGAGTTAGACACACTTGGTGAGGATTCATACAAAGATAGCACGTTGATCATGCAACTTCTGCGGGATAACCTCACTTTGTGGACGTCTGATGTtgcggtctctctctctctctctctcatgtgtgtgtgtgtggtcgGGTTGAAAAAATTAAAGGGTGTTTTAAATGTTTAATAGTCAAATATCCTAATCGAAATATGTGTGGCATCAAAATGTTATTGCTGACATTGTGTGGTGgaagtataatttttttttttttttttgcacaatGTTAGTGCCACACTGCCACTTGTTCTTGTGTTTTATCATATGAATTCGTATGTACGTTCGTTTGTTGAAGTTGATTTTATTTGTGGCAGGACGAGACAGGGGACGAGATCAAGGAAACTTCAAATCCCGAGGAAAAACAGTGATATTTATAAGTGAAATGACAATAGTTGTTGGTTTTTAGATTTTCATTTAGGGTTGCTGCTTGCTGGTTTCTCATAGATTGTAAGCTTGTTGGAGTTTTGGCATTTGGTTGTGTCATGTTTTTGTTAATTGCAACTTTAGATGTTTCAAGTTGAAAGCTCTAAAACTCTATTATCTATCTAGCTCATATCAATATTATTCTATTAATTTCATTATTGCACCACTCTCAATAATGGACACCGGAGCATCTGACATATTATAGAAGCAATATGGGTCAGTACAGGTCATATGAACATATTATTAGGAGTGGTATGGGTCAGTATAGTTCATATGAACGACAACAAAATGGTGATACGGGTTCGGAATTTAAGTATATAAAAGTATAAGTACATGAAAGTATATCTTGTCTAAATACTCGTTTTCGCACTAAGTTCTTATGTGATTTCATGGGTTCAAACTTGCTCATTAGAATCATAAACGAGGAATTTAGAACAAAGATAATATaacctatatatatagggattgGGTAAAATAAGAACGGTTTCATAATGTAAGATGTTACCTTCCACATTTTGCTTCTATTTAACGGTTTCATATTGTGCTTGTAAGTATCCTTGAACTTCTCAACTTTGAACCAGTCACTTACATAATCCTCCGGATTTTTTGTTGTAGTATATAGCAGTTATTGAATGCAAACATGGTAATCCAGATATTTGCCACAATCTGCAACTACATTCTCTGTTATCTAGATCCACATTGTAAGCTTCATTTCCATCCCGTACCTCAAACACATTGCCGTTGCTTGGATAACGATCCATTTCTTAAATATAATCatataaaactaattaaaaatagCTATAAACAGCAAAAACAGCCCATAAATAGCTAAAAATACAGCAaaaaacaaccataaacaacaaAAACAACTATAAACAGCAAAAAAAGTCCAAAACAGAAAAACAAGTATCGACTTACCTTGATTCTTTTGACCATTCTTGTATCTTCGTCCTTATAGCTAGGCATACATTACCTTCCCATTTCAATGATTTTTTTACTTAGTTCATAGTTCCTTTCCATAATAAACATTCTAATCTCTTCCAACATTGTGATAACTGGTTTTCTTCTTGCATTCATAATCACTGAATTAAAGCTCTCGCTAATCCCATTCTCTACAGATTCACATGCTCTATCAGTTTCAAAGAACGCCCTAGACCATGTATTTGGATCTTTCTCAATTAGATGATTATATGCCTCAATGCTAATAGATTTTATTTTATCCAAAATATAGACAAATTCGTGCTCAAGAGTTGTTTTGAATGCTGCCCAAAAGAAATTTCTAAATTCCACCTCATTATGTTACTTCTTTAAATTAACACATATATGCCTTGTACATTGCCTATGTTCGACATGAGGAAGCAAATCTTTTACAACTTCTACAAGTCCCTGATTACGTAATAAGATATAAGTAAATGAGATATAATTAAAAATAGTGATTACATAAGTTAAACCAATTGTACCTTATGTTAGTCAGATATAATTGTAAGACCCCTCCCATCACTTATGCCAATATCATCTTTTAAGCATTCAATGAACCACTTCCGGTTGTCTTTGTTCTCTACTTCCACAACAGCCCAAGCTATGGGATAAATCTGGTTATTTGCATCTCGACCTGTTGTTGTTAAAGTTCACTTTACATAACCCTTTAAAAATGTTCCATCTAAGCCTATTACATTCCTGCATGCAACCCAACCTTCTTTTAAAgctttaaaacatatataaatccTACTGAACACATTACTTCCATCTAGCATACCATTTACTCCCACTTTCACAGAACTTCCGGGATTGGATCTTAAAATCTCATGTGCATTTTCCCATATCCGTGCATAGTGTTCTTTCAGTCCACCCTCTATTTCAAACATTGCCATAGATTTTGCTCGACAACGCTGACCTCTACTTACTTTAACCTTGTAGACACGCAATATATCCGCTTGCATGTCTCTTATTCTAACAAAAGGTCTTGTAATGAGTTCTCTAAGGTACATTTTTGCAATCCATGAGGCTGTCACTAGGGACTCTAAACTGTAATTTCTACTACAGTTGTGATTATCATTAAGGCTTTTAATCTGAAAAGATTTCTCAGTTTTCATCCAAGATGCCCATAATCTAAACGGACAAGAATAACCAACATCTTTGTTACCACATACAACTAAGAGCCtttttgtttcattttttttataacttaACATATATCCATTTACTACTCCATAACAACATATAGCAAACTTCAATTGTGTAGGACTTTCATACCTATCCCGAAGAATCGTCCGCATGTCTTTCCAATTCATGTTTGGACCATGAATTGGATATACTTTCCCTTTTTCAACGTGTTGTGTACCTTCGTTATCTTCGTCAAtgttgtaacacccccaaaacgGGTTTAGTAATTAAACCTCATTAATACAAAAGagtgggtaaaataccgttagtggtgaaagtaacccggtaaatattggGATTTAAGTAAATAAGGTTTATAAGAACTCCGAATTAACGTGACTTAAAAATAAAACGGTTATGACTTCCCGGAACCcactaagtaactaggaatatcaacctagttagttaagtgtggtaaaaacaataaaagaaacataaaatagataacccttttataaactatgaaactagagggactaaacatgggcaaatgtaataaagtttggatttaaTCAAACTTAACTCAACAAAAACACACACGTACGTGTGTTCCTGCGATTTCCACAGAGCTTCTAGAGCTCAAACCCTAAACTCCAAGAATTCACAAAATTGAAAGGGGAAATCAAGCctaaatcgaaatccaagcatggattattgatcctcatcacaagaggattacaaggtatgtaaaatttgatgaaaactctcGACTCaaaattctcatgaaattgggaaaaatctgaaattcatggttgcatgtttgttttatgatgaattaagaacaatatagtgtctagggacaaaccctagacaaatacaagttgaaatcatgtgaaattttagtaaaatccatgaacaccattgtaggtgattagtgggttatgtagaacttgatgaacactaggatttcaaatgttgttctagtgtaatttgatatTATGAAGCGATTTCTGATTTATTGATGTTAACCTTTATATAAAATAGACCGTTTGATGTTAGATTTGGCTAtatgacaagttatgaacatcataaataaacatgtaaaattctgcccttaaggtgttcgttgaaatgcctcaaagaaggctcgaaactagaattttgtaattaaaacACCTAGTTGTGATGTTTCGACTATTATGCAAAAAGTGATTAAGGAGAGTTCTAAATGTGTTAAACGCGattagaactttggttaaaacggaGGTCCAAAGATAACGCCTACCGAGTAGTTAAAGAGTGCTAAAACTAGTTGATAACTCGAAAATGCAAATTTgtatactaatgggcatttgactattaaaaaggtcaaactgacctataatacgataaatagcaattttgttatgaaatacataaggtggaataatcgtattagaatatgattaaactaaccaccttgaaaacgatgatgatagtttgacgcgtaacaagctaggtggaagcttggagtgaaagcgggtcaaacaagtcaagcatggaagaaaagaatagctcggatgcaaggtaagtgaaacttacataaTTGTGTAGATTACTTGTTCATTCTATACGTTATAGATGCAATAATGCTAATATTGAAGATATGGATTTCCGACGTGATTGATACGAGTCGGAACATATAAAgatgataaaaaccatgtttaTGGCAAAAAGGGGATTCGGTAATGAAATCCGGGacgggatggatgtatgaattagaagtcaaaaaccatgtttttgatttaataggcaacgttgggcatataggccgaacgggtcaaatggtggtgataacactatttgacaatatcgactaatgcgaTTGTTAAGTCTTGTGTTAACAGGAGCGATTAGCGATTCAGTTAATTTCGCCCACACTAAGTGTGATGATAAAAGCAAGGTATAAATTGGGTCTATATGTTGACCCTAGCCAGGTACGTATGCATACGATTATAGTTAACATACAAACTTGGTCAAATAGGTAGTGAAAGCCCCTCGTAGTAAAGGAGGGGCTAATgtcgactaaaatgcccttgaaggGTAAATTGAGCAAACAACTTATaaaggttgtttaggaacttatCTTACGATCTTGTAACCTTTAGACGCGCAAGTTGTAGACATAAACTTTCAAAAGTTAAATGCTTAAATTGTGTGTTGCCGCAAAAATAACACATCCGTAGGATTAAACTCGGAATAAATAGTCCATTTCGTTAAATCCACCACattcatagttgtggtggaagactagCTAATAACAAATTGGTGGAACTATGAGGTACATGAGAAATGAGCACCGTTCGTGCTAAAATGgtcgtaaatacccttaacgggtcaaaataagattttaaacgAAAACGAGTAAATAATTGTGTAGAAACCCGTGTTCAGTACTTAATATGATTGACAATATTAGAATTTAAGGGTTCATGATGAATGGtggtcaaacaaacatgtttgtttgataatcacatagtcgggtcgaaaattgttgaaaagataataagccgaaggcttaaaagtctcaattttatttaatccggatgtcagatcttaactccatataatggagaattaaattacaaacatgtaggaagaaacggtaggtcaaacggataagcggtttgaaagatacgaaagatttcgtgtcaaattacggcaaaatggaaaggctgaacccagtgtccaccgtaaattacggtcccaccgtaatttacggtggagatgatttGTTTACGGTGAAGGTCTACTGTTTTACGGTAGAAAAGCTTGAACccaggtgccaccgtaaattacggtcccaccgtaatttacggtggagatattcttttatatattttgtttttcatttgaaaatcaATTGTTTCCCGGACATCGTTCGGACATGATTTaaaccccgtatgactaaagcatttcatgtttatgaaatgtaggtacaccttggatgccggaagacgatcaagctcagcgaagaaccgaacacgataatgATACACGCTTCCGCATTTTGCTACGTTGTAatttttaaacaacgaattcgatcacgttatatagaataacttatgatttattaaaagttttaataaacccgtatttccaaatgtttatgtaatcttaattacacGAATTGTTTTACGTAAAATTTACGTTAAACCTTGAAATAAAAGACCGGGTGTTACAAATGTTTAGATCATCGTCACCCTCGACTAAAGTTTCACCAACATCGTTGTCAACATCATTACCATAATGCGGCTGCATATTCTCGTAACTAAGTTTATTTAAAAAAGGATCATCGTTTGTCCTATTTGAAATAGAAACAAAATCCTCATCTTCAAGATCTAATGGCAACGAATCTGACAATTCATATTCTTCAGTACTTGCTTCATAAGTAGCATCACTaaaatcatcatcttcttcattcaaATATGACTCTATCCTACAAAAACATGCATATATAATCcataacaaaaaaacaaaaaattgagTATCGTGCTACGTGGATTAAAAACATGATGTTAATCAAGCAACGTGGATTAAAAGAATGGTGATGTCGATTATGTTCACAAGAAACTGATTTCGTACCTGTAATTGATTTCAAGTATTTCTTCGAGTTTGAGTTCCGATACGCTTCGTTTCCTCCTTCTTTGACGTTTCAGTTGCTAGGGTTTATCATGTGAAatccatttttttatttttttaaagccACGTAACCAAAACTATCGGGACAACCGGTTACCAGTTCtctttttttaaaataatcacaATAATGTTCAAATTTAAGAAGTTAAGG
Above is a window of Helianthus annuus cultivar XRQ/B chromosome 14, HanXRQr2.0-SUNRISE, whole genome shotgun sequence DNA encoding:
- the LOC110908968 gene encoding 14-3-3-like protein, giving the protein MVQTEASREENVYMAKLAEQAERYEEMVEFMEKVVKIVDSEELTVEERNLLSVAYKNVIGARRASWRIISSIEQKEESRGNEDHVTTIKSYRGKIETELSKICDGILALLESHLIPSASSAESKVFYLKMKGDYYRYLAEFKTGAERKEAAENTLLGYKSAQDIALADLAPTHPIRLGLALNFSVFYYEILNSPDRACSLAKQAFDEAISELDTLGEDSYKDSTLIMQLLRDNLTLWTSDVADETGDEIKETSNPEEKQ